The Fortiea contorta PCC 7126 genome has a segment encoding these proteins:
- the hpsE gene encoding hormogonium polysaccharide biosynthesis glycosyltransferase HpsE: protein MTTFVDLTVAICTYNGERRLPQVLERLRSQVYHQTLYWEVLVVDNNSTDNTAKIVQEYQLDWPDAHPLSYCFEQQQGAAFARKRAIQESSAPLIGFVDDDNWPASDWVVSAYAFLQKHPKAGACGSQISPDFEINPPDNFHRIAPFLAITERGTQPIKYDPRQKLLPPSAGLVVRKQAWLESVPSQCILTGRVAGNMLTSEDLEVLSYMQKAGWEIWYNPTMQMSHKIPSRRLQRDYLIPFFRGIGLSRYVTRSIGIQRWLIPLTIIIYLITDTSRILFHLLKYRTKVKTDLVAACEMELILNSLISPIYLWKNGYLNLEKQ, encoded by the coding sequence ATGACCACATTTGTTGACTTAACTGTGGCAATTTGTACATATAATGGTGAAAGACGCTTACCGCAAGTGTTAGAGCGATTGCGATCGCAAGTTTATCACCAAACTCTCTATTGGGAAGTTCTTGTAGTCGATAACAATAGCACTGATAACACCGCGAAAATTGTTCAAGAATATCAACTAGATTGGCCAGATGCTCATCCTTTAAGTTATTGCTTTGAGCAACAACAAGGTGCGGCTTTCGCCAGAAAAAGAGCTATCCAAGAAAGCAGCGCTCCATTGATTGGCTTTGTTGATGATGACAACTGGCCGGCGTCAGATTGGGTTGTATCTGCTTATGCTTTTCTACAGAAACACCCAAAAGCAGGCGCTTGTGGAAGTCAAATTTCTCCAGATTTTGAAATTAATCCCCCAGACAATTTTCATCGAATTGCTCCATTTTTAGCAATTACAGAACGAGGAACACAACCTATAAAGTACGACCCGCGCCAAAAACTATTACCCCCTTCAGCGGGACTTGTTGTGCGTAAACAAGCTTGGTTAGAAAGTGTTCCTAGTCAATGCATTTTAACAGGTAGAGTCGCAGGAAATATGTTGACTAGTGAAGATTTAGAGGTTTTGTCTTACATGCAAAAAGCAGGTTGGGAAATTTGGTATAACCCGACAATGCAGATGAGCCACAAAATACCAAGTAGGCGTTTACAAAGAGATTATTTAATTCCCTTTTTTCGGGGAATCGGACTTAGCCGTTATGTGACTCGAAGCATAGGTATTCAACGATGGTTGATACCATTGACAATAATTATTTATCTAATCACTGACACCAGCAGAATATTATTTCATCTACTCAAATATCGCACCAAAGTTAAGACTGATTTAGTGGCTGCTTGTGAAATGGAACTAATATTAAATAGTTTAATTAGTCCTATTTATTTGTGGAAAAATGGCTATCTAAATTTGGAGAAACAATGA
- a CDS encoding response regulator has translation MNSFSSSAAPKADRILVVDDLPDNYELLQTILESEGYQVEIADNGHKALDKIAVQPPDLVLLDVMMPGMNGFEVTRRIRQNPALPFIPVILVTGYSETTPADGVEVGANGFIRKPIDFDHLLDRIQTILQLKH, from the coding sequence ATGAACAGTTTCTCTTCTTCAGCCGCCCCCAAAGCAGATCGTATCCTAGTAGTCGATGATTTGCCTGATAACTATGAGCTACTACAGACAATTTTAGAAAGTGAAGGATATCAAGTCGAAATCGCCGATAATGGACACAAAGCGCTAGATAAAATCGCCGTACAGCCGCCTGATTTAGTGCTCCTAGATGTCATGATGCCAGGAATGAATGGTTTTGAAGTGACACGGCGGATTCGACAAAATCCTGCGCTCCCTTTTATCCCAGTTATTTTAGTTACAGGCTACAGCGAAACCACTCCAGCCGATGGCGTTGAAGTGGGAGCCAACGGCTTCATTCGCAAACCCATCGATTTTGATCATCTGCTTGATCGCATCCAAACCATCCTACAGCTTAAACATTAA
- a CDS encoding glycosyltransferase family 2 protein, protein MQLKLPQVSVIIPTYNRRFLLERAINSVLNQTYADYELIVVDDASSDDTLNFITNKYPQQVRLSSLPENRGSGGARNEGIKLARGNFIAFLDSDDEWLPNYLETQIKYIDSELNPVLVFCGCFHHEQNGKTRKFSCSPWLKYPDLTYHLLAENFILTASLVVVRKQALQKAGCFNESLRVGQDKELFLRLFCIGNVVHVPHYLITKYSHANNVTGNSHRWVKANFDILDAFFAHDLSRPYKHFETEARSHNAMRLARILWQEKKEFLLAVKMLAKAFFISPVYMRQHIWKKIIKATT, encoded by the coding sequence ATGCAATTAAAATTACCACAAGTTTCTGTAATTATCCCCACTTATAATCGTAGATTTTTGTTAGAAAGAGCTATCAACAGTGTTTTGAATCAAACATATGCTGATTATGAGTTAATTGTCGTTGATGATGCTTCTAGTGATGATACTCTGAATTTTATTACGAATAAATATCCTCAACAGGTACGGTTAAGTTCTCTTCCGGAGAATCGAGGATCTGGGGGAGCAAGAAATGAGGGAATTAAATTGGCTAGAGGTAATTTTATCGCCTTTTTAGATTCTGATGATGAATGGTTGCCAAATTATTTAGAAACACAGATTAAATACATTGATAGTGAGCTAAATCCTGTGTTGGTATTTTGCGGCTGTTTCCATCATGAACAAAATGGGAAGACCAGAAAATTTAGTTGTAGTCCTTGGTTAAAATATCCTGATTTAACTTATCATTTGTTGGCAGAAAACTTTATTCTCACAGCCTCGTTGGTTGTTGTGCGTAAGCAGGCTTTGCAAAAAGCAGGTTGTTTTAATGAAAGTTTAAGAGTGGGTCAAGATAAAGAGCTATTTTTAAGATTATTCTGCATAGGTAATGTAGTTCATGTGCCTCATTATTTGATTACTAAATATTCTCATGCTAATAATGTGACAGGAAATTCTCATCGCTGGGTGAAGGCAAATTTTGATATTCTAGATGCGTTCTTTGCTCATGATTTAAGCCGACCATACAAGCATTTTGAAACTGAGGCTAGAAGTCACAATGCTATGAGATTAGCGAGAATTCTTTGGCAAGAAAAGAAAGAGTTTTTATTAGCTGTGAAAATGCTGGCTAAAGCTTTTTTCATTTCTCCTGTGTATATGCGACAACATATATGGAAAAAAATCATCAAAGCTACTACATAA
- the hpsE gene encoding hormogonium polysaccharide biosynthesis glycosyltransferase HpsE, producing the protein MNNIDFTVAIPTYNGEMRLPVVIERLINQIGVENLNWEIIVVDNNSVDNTAKLIDEYQNNWTHSFPLKYIFEAEQGAAFARTRAIVEARGQVVGFLDDDNLPAPNWIIEAHKFFAEHPKLGACASQIHGAFEVEPPAKLKPILFYLAITERGDKPQIYEPHKKGFPPSAGLVVRRNVWKEHVPTRLFLVGRIGSSMLGSEDAESLLYIHRAGWEIWYNPAMIVDHIIPSWRLEKDYLISLMRGVGLARYHLRMLLLKNWQRPFAFFIYIFTDICKIILHYIRHQKVLKSDDVAAYEMTRLVATFLSCFYLSKLKISRLLTLH; encoded by the coding sequence ATGAATAATATTGATTTTACTGTGGCCATTCCTACTTATAACGGAGAGATGCGTTTACCAGTAGTCATAGAACGTTTAATTAATCAAATCGGAGTAGAAAACCTTAATTGGGAAATTATTGTTGTCGATAATAATAGTGTAGATAATACAGCCAAACTTATTGATGAATATCAAAATAATTGGACTCATTCATTTCCGTTAAAATACATTTTTGAAGCCGAACAAGGCGCGGCATTTGCCAGAACAAGAGCTATAGTTGAGGCTAGAGGACAAGTTGTTGGTTTTTTGGATGATGATAATTTACCAGCACCTAATTGGATTATAGAAGCGCATAAATTTTTCGCAGAACACCCAAAATTAGGAGCCTGCGCTAGTCAAATTCATGGTGCTTTTGAAGTAGAACCACCTGCAAAACTCAAGCCGATTTTATTTTATCTCGCAATAACAGAAAGGGGCGATAAACCTCAGATATATGAACCTCATAAAAAGGGATTTCCTCCTTCTGCTGGTTTAGTTGTACGCAGAAATGTATGGAAAGAACATGTCCCAACTCGCCTTTTTTTAGTTGGTAGAATTGGTTCATCTATGTTAGGAAGTGAAGACGCCGAATCTTTACTATACATTCACCGTGCTGGTTGGGAAATTTGGTATAACCCAGCAATGATAGTAGACCACATTATTCCATCTTGGCGCTTAGAAAAAGATTACTTAATTTCTCTCATGCGCGGAGTTGGTTTAGCTCGCTATCATTTGCGTATGCTTCTACTCAAAAATTGGCAAAGACCTTTTGCTTTTTTTATATATATTTTTACTGATATCTGCAAAATAATTTTGCATTATATCCGACACCAAAAAGTCTTGAAAAGTGATGATGTTGCTGCTTATGAAATGACGCGACTAGTTGCAACTTTTTTAAGTTGTTTCTATTTAAGCAAATTAAAAATATCTAGATTATTAACTTTACACTAG
- a CDS encoding glycosyltransferase family 4 protein gives MHIIVLENELSSNRGGQEISLYDVCHGLSKRGHNISLVYLKEGELISKYQDLCTELIKVNTYRIESKNIIKSCRSLIDAHVRIKTNQDSLVYSNQYHNSFFAYTLAVSKNIPFVCHLRLPPPRKFGFQWYVGMQNVSKLIAVSHQTKSDWVKRGFRENKIDVVHNGINTDKFIFSSELAINKKQLNIPENTKIISYIGRLDKDKGLEILIRAFALFLKSGIKSQLLIAGKPLLQNNNYRESLEQLSKDLKIAEDVRFLGHVSDPVSVYQASDISVLPCLWSEPCPRSIIESMSCGTPVVASRTGGIPEILTGEFENMLFEKGNIQDLTNTINSVLKWQDLDPQLGMRCRHHILENFHVNKMVDGVEQALLKLKNNKI, from the coding sequence ATGCATATTATTGTTTTAGAAAATGAATTATCTTCTAACCGCGGTGGACAAGAAATCAGCTTATATGATGTTTGTCATGGACTCAGTAAGCGGGGACACAATATTAGTTTAGTTTATCTAAAAGAAGGTGAGTTAATTAGTAAATATCAGGATTTATGCACCGAATTAATCAAAGTCAATACTTATAGAATTGAGTCTAAAAATATTATCAAATCTTGCCGTTCTTTGATTGATGCTCATGTGCGAATAAAAACCAATCAAGATAGTTTAGTTTATAGCAATCAATATCACAATAGTTTTTTTGCTTATACTTTAGCTGTATCGAAAAATATTCCTTTTGTTTGTCATCTGCGCTTACCTCCACCCAGAAAATTTGGTTTTCAATGGTATGTAGGAATGCAGAATGTGAGTAAACTGATTGCAGTCTCTCATCAAACCAAGTCTGATTGGGTGAAGAGAGGATTTAGAGAGAATAAAATTGATGTTGTTCATAACGGAATTAATACAGATAAATTTATTTTTTCAAGTGAATTAGCTATTAATAAAAAACAATTAAACATTCCAGAAAATACTAAAATTATCTCTTACATCGGTAGATTAGATAAAGACAAGGGACTAGAAATATTAATTAGGGCGTTTGCTTTGTTTCTCAAATCGGGAATTAAATCTCAACTATTAATTGCCGGAAAACCACTACTTCAAAATAATAATTATCGGGAATCCCTAGAACAGTTATCAAAAGATTTAAAAATAGCAGAAGATGTACGTTTTCTTGGTCATGTTTCTGACCCTGTATCTGTTTATCAGGCTAGTGATATATCGGTATTACCTTGTTTATGGTCTGAGCCATGTCCGCGCTCAATTATTGAATCTATGTCTTGCGGAACTCCTGTAGTGGCTAGTCGGACTGGCGGTATTCCTGAAATTTTGACTGGTGAATTTGAAAATATGCTTTTCGAGAAAGGAAATATTCAAGATTTAACAAATACTATAAATTCGGTGTTGAAATGGCAAGATTTAGATCCGCAATTAGGTATGAGATGTCGTCATCACATTTTGGAAAATTTTCATGTAAATAAAATGGTTGATGGTGTTGAACAAGCGTTGTTAAAACTGAAAAATAACAAGATATAA
- a CDS encoding PAS domain S-box protein, translating to MSLEQQGVRKQQVETIPLDPSFYQTGPFPSDRILLVDDNADMLNYVRRLLLGQGYAVDTATDGVAALAVMGQQLPDLVLTDVMMPHLDGLGLLRKLRANPITREIPIILLSARGEEAARLAGWEAGADDYLTTPFSDRELLARVKVNLKLTQLRREAGQREQALRQEAEKAKEHVETILSSIHDGLLVLDRQWCYTYVNDRYCAMTAMSRETILRKNIWEVFPDAVGTGVDVELRRAMSEQINVEFEYFFRPWNRYFHFHVYPAPEQLTVFVTEITERKQVQASLRAANHELKQHALALEQSNESLQNTLEELQVAEEELREQNEELQTTQQELQIQNQQLETARELAETQRQRYLDLFNFAPDGYVVTDAQNIIQEANQAIAALIGVEQNSLIGQPLEAYFEHCNHQFLLAHLRDQQPHPIDELSLKLSTGQLIPVSIMVTAIDHTPQALVGARWLIRDIRERKRQEAALLLQETKLRSFMEANVVGILFGDVEGGIHEANDELLRIIGYTREDLATGNLRWTDITPPEYLYLDELGIAEAEARGACTPYEKEYIRKDGSRVPVLVGYSLMGDNREESVAFILDISDRKQAQAALQASQERLELALQGANLGMWDYNLNSGELIWTERCKTLFGLAPDTPISYEVFLNALHPDDRSWVDEIVTQCITNHENYDIEYRTLWPDGTVHWIAAKGQVYYTENGSPSRMAGAAIDISDRKFQEAELRDREQQFRTLVENTPDLVIRHDRQFRHLYVSPSIEQVLGLPPQQFLGKTGWELGFTDLTSQAWYATLARVFLTGQSCSLEYNYPNPAGELRTSQARFVPELIEGEQIKTVLVVARDVTEYKQTETALRQSEHRLRLALEAGKLGSWELHPTTSKIDCSEQCKVNFGLPPDTPISLSELIELAHPEDRQQVQTAIETAIAQQTDCELEYRTTWSDGSIHWVSLRGRGFYLADGILSHMTGVCSDITARKQAEAEREQLLQKERATREEAVRANRIKDEFLAVLSHELRSPLNPILGWSKMLLAGKLDAAKTKLAITTIERNAKLQSELIEDLLDVSRILQGKLSLNVNPVNLAGTIQAAMETVRLAAQAKSIDLQLNLDPAVGQVAGDATRLQQVVWNLLSNAVKFTPTQGKVEITLTKLGEQAQIQVTDTGKGISPEFLPYVFDYFRQEDGKTTRKFGGLGLGLAIVRHLVELHGGTIRATSQGEELGATFTVRLPLLPTPPTVKSDHPGSISSHNLNDMHILVVDDDADTREFVVFLLEQAGAQVVVAKTASEAFAALTQSPPDVLLSDIGMPDMDGYMLIRQIRALPPDKGGQVPAIAITAYAGDFNHQQALQAGFQQHIAKPIEPNELIKAIVTLTLRVGNQE from the coding sequence ATGAGCTTAGAGCAACAAGGGGTGAGGAAACAGCAAGTAGAGACAATTCCCCTTGATCCTTCCTTTTACCAAACCGGCCCATTCCCTAGCGATCGCATTTTGTTAGTGGATGACAACGCTGATATGCTCAATTATGTGCGGCGGTTATTGCTCGGTCAAGGTTACGCGGTGGACACTGCTACAGATGGAGTGGCGGCCTTGGCGGTGATGGGTCAACAACTACCGGATCTCGTGCTCACAGATGTCATGATGCCCCATTTGGACGGCTTGGGGCTACTGCGAAAGTTGCGAGCCAACCCCATAACCAGAGAAATTCCCATTATTCTGTTGTCAGCGCGTGGGGAAGAAGCAGCGCGGTTAGCCGGATGGGAAGCAGGCGCAGATGATTATCTCACCACACCGTTTTCTGACCGGGAATTATTGGCTAGGGTGAAAGTCAACTTGAAATTGACCCAACTGCGGCGAGAAGCAGGACAGCGCGAGCAGGCGTTGCGCCAAGAAGCAGAAAAAGCAAAAGAGCATGTAGAAACGATTTTGTCAAGCATTCATGACGGCTTATTGGTGCTGGATCGCCAATGGTGTTACACCTACGTCAACGATCGCTATTGTGCAATGACTGCCATGTCGCGGGAAACCATACTCAGAAAAAACATTTGGGAAGTGTTTCCAGATGCAGTGGGGACTGGCGTTGATGTGGAATTGCGCCGAGCCATGTCTGAGCAAATCAACGTGGAGTTTGAGTATTTTTTCCGTCCCTGGAATCGCTATTTCCATTTTCATGTTTATCCTGCACCAGAGCAACTGACAGTTTTTGTCACAGAAATCACCGAGCGCAAACAAGTCCAAGCCTCTCTCAGAGCAGCTAATCACGAATTAAAACAGCACGCGCTCGCACTAGAACAGAGCAATGAAAGTTTGCAGAATACCTTAGAGGAGCTGCAAGTTGCAGAAGAAGAACTGCGAGAGCAAAATGAAGAATTGCAAACCACCCAACAGGAATTGCAAATACAAAATCAGCAACTAGAAACCGCGCGGGAGTTAGCAGAAACCCAAAGACAACGATATTTAGATTTGTTTAATTTTGCTCCTGATGGTTATGTTGTCACCGATGCCCAGAATATCATCCAGGAAGCAAATCAAGCGATCGCTGCTTTGATTGGTGTTGAGCAAAATAGTTTAATTGGTCAGCCACTAGAAGCATATTTTGAGCACTGTAACCATCAATTCTTACTCGCCCATTTACGGGATCAGCAGCCTCATCCCATTGATGAACTCAGCCTGAAATTATCAACAGGACAACTGATCCCAGTTTCCATCATGGTGACAGCTATTGACCACACCCCGCAGGCGTTGGTTGGTGCGCGCTGGTTAATCCGCGACATCAGAGAGCGCAAACGCCAAGAAGCAGCCCTACTCCTCCAAGAAACCAAACTCCGCAGCTTTATGGAAGCGAATGTCGTGGGTATTCTCTTCGGCGATGTGGAAGGCGGTATTCATGAAGCCAACGACGAACTATTAAGAATTATTGGCTACACAAGAGAGGACTTAGCTACCGGAAACCTCCGCTGGACTGACATCACCCCCCCCGAATACCTCTACCTCGATGAATTGGGAATTGCGGAAGCAGAGGCCAGGGGAGCTTGTACCCCCTATGAAAAAGAATACATTCGCAAAGATGGTAGTAGAGTCCCCGTGCTGGTGGGCTATTCTTTAATGGGTGATAACCGCGAAGAATCGGTAGCATTTATTCTCGATATCAGCGATCGCAAACAAGCCCAAGCCGCTCTCCAAGCAAGTCAAGAACGTCTGGAATTGGCGCTCCAAGGCGCTAACTTGGGCATGTGGGACTATAACTTAAATTCCGGTGAATTAATCTGGACAGAGCGCTGCAAAACCTTGTTTGGGCTGGCTCCTGATACGCCCATCAGCTACGAAGTTTTTCTGAATGCTTTGCATCCCGACGATCGCTCTTGGGTCGATGAAATTGTGACTCAGTGTATCACCAACCACGAAAACTACGACATTGAATATCGCACCCTCTGGCCAGATGGCACAGTACACTGGATTGCTGCTAAAGGTCAAGTCTACTACACTGAAAACGGTAGCCCGTCACGGATGGCAGGGGCGGCGATTGATATTAGCGATCGCAAATTCCAAGAAGCAGAATTGCGGGATCGAGAGCAACAATTCCGCACCCTGGTGGAAAACACCCCAGATCTCGTCATTCGCCACGATCGCCAATTCCGTCACTTGTATGTGAGTCCCAGCATCGAACAAGTACTCGGACTACCACCACAACAATTCCTTGGCAAAACAGGGTGGGAACTGGGATTTACAGACTTGACATCCCAAGCTTGGTATGCAACCCTAGCTAGAGTCTTTCTCACAGGGCAAAGCTGTTCTTTAGAGTATAACTACCCCAATCCCGCAGGCGAACTGCGGACTTCTCAAGCCCGCTTTGTCCCAGAATTAATTGAGGGAGAACAAATCAAAACTGTGCTGGTGGTGGCTCGTGATGTCACCGAATATAAACAAACAGAAACCGCACTGCGCCAAAGTGAACACAGGCTCAGACTAGCACTGGAAGCAGGTAAGCTCGGTTCTTGGGAGTTGCACCCCACCACCAGCAAGATTGATTGCTCTGAACAGTGTAAAGTCAACTTTGGACTACCACCGGATACACCAATCTCTCTGTCTGAGTTAATCGAGCTAGCCCACCCAGAAGACCGCCAGCAAGTGCAAACAGCCATAGAAACAGCGATCGCCCAACAAACAGACTGTGAACTAGAATACCGCACCACGTGGTCAGATGGCAGCATCCACTGGGTTTCACTAAGGGGGCGAGGATTTTACTTAGCAGACGGTATTTTGTCACACATGACAGGCGTGTGTTCAGATATCACCGCACGCAAACAAGCAGAAGCGGAAAGAGAGCAACTGCTGCAAAAAGAACGAGCCACCAGAGAAGAAGCCGTAAGAGCCAACCGAATTAAAGATGAATTTTTAGCGGTGCTATCCCATGAATTGCGATCGCCCCTCAATCCCATTCTCGGTTGGTCAAAAATGCTACTAGCTGGTAAATTAGACGCAGCCAAAACCAAACTAGCCATCACCACCATCGAGCGCAACGCCAAACTGCAATCAGAATTAATTGAAGACTTGCTTGATGTTTCCCGCATTCTTCAAGGTAAACTTAGTCTTAACGTCAACCCCGTGAATTTAGCAGGGACAATTCAAGCCGCTATGGAAACAGTGCGCTTGGCTGCACAAGCTAAATCCATAGATTTGCAACTCAACTTAGATCCAGCCGTAGGACAAGTTGCAGGAGACGCCACCAGACTACAACAAGTAGTATGGAACTTGCTTTCCAACGCCGTCAAATTTACCCCCACCCAAGGGAAAGTGGAAATCACCTTAACAAAACTAGGTGAACAAGCACAAATTCAAGTAACAGACACAGGTAAAGGGATATCCCCCGAATTCCTACCGTATGTATTTGATTACTTCCGCCAAGAAGACGGCAAAACCACACGCAAATTTGGCGGTTTAGGATTAGGATTAGCGATCGTCCGTCATCTGGTAGAGTTACACGGGGGCACAATTCGAGCCACAAGTCAAGGAGAAGAATTAGGCGCCACCTTTACCGTCAGATTACCACTGCTACCAACACCACCCACAGTCAAATCTGATCATCCAGGATCAATATCATCTCACAACTTAAACGATATGCATATCCTAGTTGTTGATGATGATGCAGACACCAGAGAATTTGTCGTCTTCTTGCTCGAACAAGCCGGCGCCCAAGTCGTCGTCGCCAAAACAGCCAGCGAAGCATTTGCCGCTTTAACTCAATCACCCCCTGATGTACTATTGAGTGACATCGGAATGCCAGATATGGACGGCTACATGCTGATTAGGCAAATTAGAGCCTTACCCCCAGACAAAGGCGGACAAGTACCAGCGATCGCCATCACGGCTTACGCTGGAGATTTCAATCACCAGCAAGCTCTCCAAGCCGGCTTTCAACAGCACATCGCCAAACCCATCGAGCCGAACGAATTGATTAAAGCGATCGTTACACTCACTCTTCGGGTAGGGAATCAGGAATAA